The segment ACGGTTCTGCAATTTCGTAGTACACACTCACGCCTCTAGGTGTGCGAGAAACAATGCCCGCCTGTGCCAATATTTTTAAGTGCTTAGACACATTAGCCTGCCCTAACCCAGTGTCTTCGATGATTTCGGTTACATTTTTTGCGCCCGATCGTAGAGAACATAGCACTTGTAGCCGACTCAGTTCAGACAGTACTTTGAAATAGTCAGCAATGGGAGCAAGAGCAGAGGGAGGTAAGGTCATAACGTGGAAGAAATGATTGAATGATGCCTCAGCAGATAATCAGATAGAGAGAGTCAAATCACCCTAGGCGTTGTTCTTTATTCGT is part of the Cyanobacteriota bacterium genome and harbors:
- a CDS encoding metalloregulator ArsR/SmtB family transcription factor — translated: MTLPPSALAPIADYFKVLSELSRLQVLCSLRSGAKNVTEIIEDTGLGQANVSKHLKILAQAGIVSRTPRGVSVYYEIAEPFIFELCELVSNRLSTRLEEQSQLLRQLDQWHQNKPPETDPQPSQVNVTL